In a genomic window of Pseudomonas oryzihabitans:
- the cheB gene encoding chemotaxis-specific protein-glutamate methyltransferase CheB, with protein MRIAIANDLLLATEALRRLLVSDGRHTVAWIAHDGEEAVARCAEDRPDLILMDLQMPRLDGIEATRRIMAQSPCAILMVTATPDDCEGVFRAMGAGALDVTAAPALSGGADGGALLRKIARIEPLVRLPERPAQPPLPAPVSAASPAPAPSGALVAIGASTGGPAALVSLFEGWTPTAQASVVLVQHIDRRFAPSFIGWLGTQIAWPVQAAMPGATPQPGQVSVALGDDHLLLDSRGRFAYTAEPADYPYRPSVDVFFSSLAGHPHFARDALGILLTGMGRDGANGLFALRQSGCPTLAQDEASCAVYGMPAAAVRMGAAERVLSPAQIGAWLQRRFGSMPRS; from the coding sequence ATGAGAATCGCCATCGCCAACGACCTGCTGCTGGCTACCGAGGCCTTGCGCCGCCTGCTGGTCAGCGACGGACGCCACACGGTTGCCTGGATCGCCCACGACGGCGAAGAGGCCGTTGCCCGATGCGCGGAAGATCGGCCGGACCTGATCCTCATGGACCTGCAGATGCCGCGGCTCGACGGCATCGAGGCGACCCGGCGGATCATGGCCCAGTCGCCCTGCGCCATCCTGATGGTGACCGCCACGCCCGACGATTGCGAAGGGGTCTTCCGCGCCATGGGCGCTGGCGCCCTGGACGTGACCGCCGCCCCGGCGCTGTCCGGCGGTGCCGACGGCGGCGCCCTGCTGCGCAAGATCGCCCGTATCGAACCCCTGGTGCGCCTGCCGGAGCGTCCTGCCCAACCCCCGCTTCCCGCTCCGGTATCGGCGGCCAGCCCGGCGCCAGCACCGTCGGGCGCGTTGGTGGCCATTGGCGCTTCCACCGGAGGGCCGGCCGCGCTGGTGAGCCTGTTCGAAGGCTGGACCCCGACCGCCCAGGCCAGTGTGGTCCTGGTCCAGCACATCGATCGGCGCTTCGCTCCCAGCTTCATCGGCTGGCTCGGTACCCAGATCGCCTGGCCGGTGCAGGCCGCCATGCCGGGCGCCACGCCACAGCCCGGCCAGGTCAGCGTCGCCCTGGGTGACGACCACCTGCTGCTGGATAGCCGGGGACGTTTCGCCTATACCGCCGAGCCGGCCGATTACCCCTATCGGCCGTCGGTGGATGTGTTCTTCTCCAGCCTCGCCGGCCACCCGCACTTCGCCCGCGACGCCCTCGGCATCCTGCTGACCGGCATGGGCCGCGATGGCGCGAACGGGCTATTCGCCCTGCGCCAGAGCGGTTGCCCCACCCTGGCCCAGGACGAGGCCAGTTGTGCCGTATACGGCATGCCCGCAGCTGCGGTTAGAATGGGGGCGGCAGAACGGGTGCTCAGCCCTGCGCAAATCGGAGCCTGGCTCCAACGGCGCTTCGGTAGCATGCCGCGAAGTTGA
- a CDS encoding hybrid sensor histidine kinase/response regulator, translating into MSQPPRDVREMSLYDLFASEVQSHLQALDAGLLRLERDPGNTAVIEPMMRAAHSIKGAARIVDLDGLVELAHAMEDCLVAVQAGQRQLSAQDLDRLFRCVDFLGEVSRLDEAASQRWQAEQREAQQALAQALSAAESAPPAPLPSAPLPLAPEASPIAEEPTSDSERGRDPLRVDSGRFNQILALSSEARVMGLGLHGLVQGFQGYRSELQALFGQTQGASSELRQRQEGLLDRYQQQLQALEAYERRLLGVCQGLLDEVLGVRMRPLRDAVQGFPRLVRDLARGLDKDATLHIDGADTLIDREVLARLESPLNHLLRNAVDHGLEPPAERRALGKPESGQIRLEARHVAGRLQVSLHDDGRGLDLERVRAAVIARRLSPAAVAAELSPAELLEFLLLPGFSLKETVTELSGRGVGLDVVADAIRALDGEVRLETRPGAGFTTHLLVPVSRSIVRALVVDIAGEAYALPVNRIERVLRLAPSEVHSLEGKAFFLLGEDRLGLVAAHQLLELEGAPPSGDLAVLVIGGGERRYGLVVDRLRGEQGLALKPLDEIFGKLRSVTAGALLDDGSAVLLLDVADLLTGIERLLGEGRLRQVQSGKVADTRRIKRILVVDDSLTVREMERKLLEGQGYQVEVAVDGMDGWNAVRAGDFDMLLSDIDMPRMNGIELVELVRRDPRLHALPVMIVSYKDRPEDRLKGMQAGADYYLTKGSFHDDALITAVQDLIGAP; encoded by the coding sequence ATGAGCCAGCCACCGCGCGATGTGCGCGAGATGTCCCTCTATGATCTCTTCGCCAGCGAGGTGCAGAGCCATCTGCAGGCACTGGATGCCGGCCTGCTGCGACTGGAACGGGACCCCGGCAACACCGCGGTGATCGAGCCGATGATGCGCGCGGCCCATTCCATCAAGGGCGCGGCGCGGATCGTCGACCTGGACGGTCTGGTGGAGCTGGCCCATGCCATGGAGGATTGCCTGGTCGCCGTCCAGGCGGGTCAACGCCAGCTCAGTGCCCAGGATCTCGACCGGCTGTTCCGCTGCGTCGACTTCCTCGGTGAAGTCAGCCGCCTGGACGAGGCCGCCAGCCAGCGCTGGCAAGCCGAGCAGCGCGAGGCGCAGCAGGCGCTGGCCCAGGCCCTGAGTGCTGCCGAGAGCGCACCGCCCGCGCCTCTGCCCAGCGCCCCGCTCCCCCTCGCCCCGGAGGCGTCTCCGATTGCCGAGGAGCCCACTTCCGACAGCGAACGCGGTCGCGATCCCCTGCGGGTGGACAGCGGCCGCTTCAACCAGATTCTCGCCCTCAGCAGCGAGGCCCGGGTGATGGGTCTCGGCCTGCACGGGCTGGTACAGGGCTTTCAGGGCTATCGCAGTGAGTTGCAGGCGCTGTTCGGCCAGACTCAGGGCGCCAGCAGCGAGTTGCGCCAGCGCCAGGAGGGCCTGCTCGACCGCTATCAGCAACAGTTGCAGGCCCTGGAGGCCTATGAGCGGCGACTGCTCGGGGTCTGTCAGGGACTGCTGGACGAGGTGCTCGGCGTGCGGATGCGCCCCTTGCGCGACGCCGTACAGGGCTTTCCGCGCCTGGTCCGCGACCTGGCGCGGGGGCTGGACAAGGATGCGACCCTGCACATCGACGGCGCCGACACCCTGATCGACCGCGAGGTGCTGGCGCGCCTGGAAAGCCCGCTCAACCACCTGCTGCGCAACGCCGTGGACCATGGCCTGGAGCCCCCGGCCGAACGCCGCGCCCTGGGCAAGCCGGAGAGCGGCCAGATTCGTCTAGAGGCCCGGCACGTCGCTGGTCGACTGCAAGTGAGTCTGCATGACGACGGCCGCGGCCTGGACCTGGAACGCGTCCGCGCCGCGGTGATCGCCCGCCGCCTGAGTCCGGCAGCGGTCGCCGCCGAACTCAGCCCCGCCGAGTTGCTGGAATTTTTGCTGCTGCCCGGTTTCAGCCTCAAGGAGACGGTGACCGAGTTGTCCGGCCGTGGCGTGGGCCTGGACGTAGTGGCCGATGCCATCCGCGCCCTGGATGGCGAGGTGCGCCTGGAAACGCGGCCGGGTGCCGGTTTCACCACCCACCTGCTGGTTCCGGTCAGCCGCTCCATCGTGCGCGCGCTGGTCGTCGATATCGCCGGCGAAGCCTATGCCCTGCCGGTCAACCGCATCGAGCGGGTCCTGCGCCTGGCGCCGAGCGAGGTCCACTCCCTCGAAGGCAAGGCCTTCTTCCTGCTCGGCGAGGATCGCCTGGGCCTGGTCGCCGCCCATCAGCTGCTCGAACTCGAGGGCGCCCCGCCCAGCGGCGATCTCGCCGTGCTGGTGATCGGCGGCGGCGAGCGCCGCTATGGCCTGGTGGTCGACCGGCTGCGCGGCGAGCAGGGCCTGGCGCTCAAGCCGCTGGACGAGATCTTCGGCAAGCTGCGCTCGGTCACCGCCGGCGCCCTGCTCGACGATGGCAGTGCGGTGCTGCTGCTGGACGTCGCCGACCTGCTGACCGGCATCGAGCGCCTGCTCGGCGAGGGGCGCCTGCGCCAGGTGCAGAGCGGCAAGGTCGCCGATACCCGGCGGATCAAGCGCATCCTGGTGGTGGACGACTCCCTCACCGTACGCGAAATGGAACGCAAGCTGCTGGAAGGCCAGGGCTACCAGGTGGAGGTCGCGGTGGACGGCATGGACGGCTGGAACGCCGTACGTGCCGGGGATTTCGACATGTTGTTGTCGGACATCGACATGCCGCGCATGAATGGCATCGAGCTGGTGGAGCTGGTACGCCGCGATCCCCGCCTGCATGCCCTGCCGGTGATGATCGTGTCCTACAAGGACCGGCCCGAAGATCGGCTCAAGGGGATGCAGGCCGGTGCCGATTACTATCTGACCAAGGGCAGCTTTCACGACGACGCCCTCATCACCGCCGTGCAGGACCTCATCGGAGCGCCATGA
- a CDS encoding CheR family methyltransferase: MKLDPRLAPLVRSRTGLAIADDMLARAIRQRLRERQESEADLYMARILDDEAEFADLLDLLVIPETWFFRDPQAITHAARFAQQRHQSTGHPVRLLSLPCSTGEEPYTLAMALFDAGLPAKAFQVTAVDINEPSLERARRGLYGRNSFRARELDFRERYFTAEGDRHRLHERVRAQVRFRQGNILQLGSLRDGAPFDVVLCRNLLIYFDDQTQGRALSHLAALLHDDGLLCVGSSEMVSAMRHGFASLGVAQASALIKRQAVTPDSERPQPVAMPTRRKAPVRSSAPPPPLAAPARPRTAPAPAAPPPERSAAPLEQAQRLADAGRVAEAEALLRNLLDQDRSQAGAYFLLALILPDVRAAEAERALRQALYLEPGHYPALCRLALICERAGRLDEAGRLRERAARIQARGGDDA, translated from the coding sequence GTGAAGCTCGATCCGCGCCTGGCGCCCCTGGTGCGCTCGCGCACCGGTCTCGCCATTGCCGACGACATGCTGGCGCGCGCCATCCGCCAGCGCTTGCGCGAGCGCCAGGAGAGCGAGGCGGATCTCTATATGGCACGCATCCTCGACGACGAAGCCGAGTTCGCCGACCTGCTGGATCTGCTGGTCATCCCCGAGACCTGGTTCTTTCGCGATCCCCAGGCCATCACCCATGCGGCGCGTTTCGCCCAGCAGCGCCACCAAAGCACCGGCCACCCCGTCAGGTTGCTCAGCCTGCCCTGCTCCACGGGCGAGGAACCCTATACCCTGGCCATGGCCCTGTTCGATGCGGGCCTGCCGGCCAAGGCCTTCCAGGTGACCGCGGTGGACATCAACGAGCCGTCCCTGGAGCGGGCCAGACGCGGACTCTACGGCCGCAATTCCTTTCGCGCCCGCGAGCTGGACTTTCGCGAGCGTTACTTCACCGCCGAAGGCGACCGCCATCGTCTGCACGAACGGGTGCGCGCCCAGGTCCGCTTTCGCCAGGGCAATATCCTCCAGCTCGGCAGCCTGCGCGACGGCGCGCCCTTCGATGTGGTGCTCTGCCGCAACCTGCTGATCTATTTCGACGACCAGACCCAGGGCCGCGCCCTGAGCCATCTGGCCGCCCTGCTACACGACGACGGCCTGCTCTGCGTGGGCAGCTCGGAAATGGTGAGCGCCATGCGTCATGGCTTCGCCAGCCTGGGCGTGGCCCAGGCCTCGGCCCTGATCAAGCGCCAGGCCGTCACGCCGGACAGCGAGCGGCCCCAGCCGGTCGCCATGCCGACGAGACGCAAGGCCCCAGTGCGATCCTCGGCGCCCCCCCCGCCACTGGCCGCGCCCGCACGCCCCAGGACAGCGCCGGCTCCGGCAGCGCCGCCACCCGAGCGATCAGCGGCGCCGCTGGAACAGGCGCAACGCCTGGCCGACGCCGGCCGTGTCGCTGAAGCCGAAGCCCTGCTGCGCAACCTGCTCGACCAGGATCGCAGCCAGGCCGGAGCCTATTTCCTGCTGGCGCTGATCCTGCCCGACGTCCGTGCCGCCGAGGCAGAGCGGGCCCTGCGCCAGGCACTCTACCTGGAACCCGGACACTATCCGGCGCTCTGTCGGCTGGCGCTGATCTGCGAAAGAGCCGGTCGCCTCGACGAGGCCGGCCGGCTGCGCGAACGGGCAGCCCGCATCCAGGCGCGTGGCGGTGACGACGCATGA
- a CDS encoding GGDEF domain-containing response regulator — MAMQEGSALDSLTAPKVRLLLVDDQLIIIEALRRMIADQPDIELHYCLDANQAVNMALQLKPTVVLQDLIMPEIDGLETVRRFRAEPALRDVPIVVLSSKEDPQVKAQSFATGANDYLVKLPDKLELLARLRYHSEAHVLRAQRDEAFRFLRESQRQLAEANIQLQKLVAIDSLTGINNRRHFDQTYEGEWLRARRSRQPLALLLCDVDHFKRYNDTYGHLSGDLCLKKVAAVLTEQLKRPADLVARYGGEEFAMVLPDTDAEGALKVAEACRAGVERLQVAHTGSELGIVTISIGVGSIQPQSGDDHEAFIERTDQALYQAKAEGRNRVHLVVGAAKDA; from the coding sequence ATGGCCATGCAAGAGGGTAGCGCCCTGGACAGCCTGACCGCCCCCAAGGTGCGGCTGCTGCTGGTGGACGATCAGTTGATCATCATCGAAGCCCTGCGGCGGATGATCGCGGATCAACCCGATATCGAACTGCACTACTGCCTGGACGCGAACCAGGCGGTGAACATGGCCCTGCAACTCAAGCCCACCGTGGTGCTGCAAGACCTGATCATGCCCGAGATCGATGGCCTGGAAACCGTCCGCCGCTTCCGGGCGGAGCCGGCCCTGCGCGACGTGCCCATCGTGGTGCTTTCCTCCAAGGAAGATCCCCAGGTCAAGGCACAGAGCTTCGCCACCGGCGCCAACGACTATCTGGTCAAGCTGCCCGACAAGCTCGAGTTGCTGGCGCGGCTGCGCTACCACTCCGAGGCCCATGTCCTGCGCGCCCAGCGCGACGAGGCCTTCCGCTTCCTGCGCGAGAGTCAGCGGCAGTTGGCCGAGGCCAACATCCAGCTGCAGAAGCTGGTGGCCATCGACAGCCTCACCGGCATCAACAATCGCCGCCATTTCGACCAGACCTACGAAGGCGAATGGCTGCGCGCCCGACGTAGTCGCCAACCGCTCGCCCTGCTGCTGTGCGACGTCGACCATTTCAAGCGCTACAACGATACCTACGGCCATCTCAGCGGGGATCTCTGCCTGAAGAAGGTGGCGGCGGTGCTCACCGAACAGCTCAAGCGTCCGGCGGACCTGGTGGCGCGCTATGGTGGCGAGGAATTCGCCATGGTGCTGCCGGACACCGATGCCGAAGGTGCACTCAAGGTGGCCGAGGCCTGCCGTGCCGGCGTCGAGCGGCTGCAGGTCGCCCACACCGGCAGCGAATTGGGCATCGTCACCATTTCCATCGGGGTCGGCAGCATCCAGCCGCAGAGCGGCGACGACCACGAAGCCTTCATCGAACGCACCGACCAGGCCCTTTACCAGGCCAAGGCCGAGGGGCGCAATCGGGTGCATCTGGTAGTCGGCGCGGCCAAGGACGCCTGA
- a CDS encoding chemotaxis protein CheW translates to MSPIHELDASQRADWAARYAEPLDDHQARSASALVFRLGAEWLGLPGSCLVTATEPTAVHRVPHRRSPLLRGIVPVRGQLYPCIALDLLLGVAPASHTRGFPRLLLLRSGRREWAVAVDEALGLQRYVPSEVQPPPATLGGELLSQLSGVYQEGAYQVGLIDLARLERALEEALR, encoded by the coding sequence ATGAGCCCGATCCACGAACTCGACGCCAGCCAAAGAGCCGACTGGGCCGCGCGCTATGCCGAGCCGCTGGACGACCACCAGGCCCGCTCGGCCAGCGCCCTGGTCTTTCGACTGGGCGCGGAATGGCTGGGGCTACCGGGCAGTTGCCTGGTCACGGCCACCGAACCCACGGCGGTCCACCGCGTCCCGCACCGCCGCTCTCCCTTGCTGCGCGGCATCGTCCCGGTGCGTGGGCAACTCTATCCCTGCATCGCCCTGGATCTCCTGCTCGGGGTGGCACCGGCCAGTCATACCCGCGGCTTTCCCCGCCTGCTGCTGCTGCGCAGCGGTCGCCGCGAGTGGGCGGTGGCGGTGGATGAGGCCTTGGGTCTGCAACGCTATGTCCCAAGCGAGGTACAGCCACCGCCGGCAACCCTGGGAGGCGAGTTGCTCAGCCAGCTGAGCGGTGTCTATCAAGAAGGGGCTTATCAGGTCGGCCTGATCGACCTGGCACGGCTGGAACGGGCCCTGGAAGAGGCCCTGCGATGA
- a CDS encoding chemotaxis protein CheW — protein MQILIFHLADEPAALPTTAIRQVLPFLELTRFPAAPPGVAGLMNLHGVAIPVIDVTALSGGRGARAQQDTRILLVDYPLPGTAGGSRPLGLVVEGVLGVRRVAASAPRPAGIPLPSYPWLGEVLETPEGLWLWLEPQRLLSPALADLLFREVA, from the coding sequence ATGCAGATCCTGATCTTCCACCTGGCCGATGAGCCCGCGGCCCTGCCGACGACCGCCATCCGCCAGGTGCTGCCCTTTCTCGAACTCACCCGCTTTCCCGCGGCGCCGCCCGGCGTGGCGGGCCTGATGAACCTGCACGGCGTGGCGATCCCGGTGATCGATGTCACCGCCCTGAGCGGCGGACGGGGTGCCCGGGCGCAGCAGGACACCCGTATCCTGCTGGTGGACTATCCCCTCCCCGGTACGGCCGGTGGCAGTCGACCGCTCGGTCTGGTGGTGGAAGGCGTGCTCGGCGTACGCCGGGTCGCCGCCAGCGCGCCGCGTCCGGCCGGTATCCCGCTGCCCAGCTATCCCTGGCTGGGTGAGGTGCTGGAAACGCCCGAGGGCCTTTGGCTCTGGCTGGAGCCGCAGCGGCTGCTGTCGCCCGCCCTGGCCGACCTGCTGTTCCGGGAGGTCGCGTGA
- a CDS encoding methyl-accepting chemotaxis protein: MLDNVRIQNKFFAGFAAILALVVLLLWQTYAALQSLVQANHWDRHTAEVLLAVSELDNDVLETRAKLRNYWLFNTAENAEAVRQAWPDLEATLKIPQQLTADNASQQQRFTRLEASLAEWYKTTFQPLLKLRETTALTPEQLANDPLMNGMSSQVEGLRQQIRAIGDEERQLAAQRAGHTDIVHQQLTWTLIAGGTLCVLLAALIAWLLSHNLLRSIRGLTDTVARIAAGESGARVQVRGRDELGQVGVAFNEMAQQIQDDHAREQALMQRLRDDVDDLLGVVNKAAAGDLTGRTAVSGDDAIGQLARGLGKMIDDLRGMLTKVQRAGIQVTSSTTEIAASSRQQEATSIEQAQTSVEVLSTTREIAANANALLKTMEEAVQVADETTNGAVQARSNLASMDATMQRMVAATDSINAKLAALSEKSSHINKVLTTITKVADQTNLLSLNAAIEAEKAGEAGRGFSVVATEIRRLSDQTTAATDDIEQMLKDMNSAVSASVMGMDKFSEEIRRSVQEVASVSDQLAGVIEDVQKLPARFDIVLEGMQSQAVGAGQIAETITQLNDSTQQTTEALKAISEAVQYLQQAAQDLQSSVATFSVTR; the protein is encoded by the coding sequence ATGCTCGATAACGTCCGCATCCAGAACAAATTCTTCGCCGGCTTCGCTGCCATCCTCGCCCTGGTCGTGTTGCTGCTCTGGCAGACCTATGCCGCCCTGCAGAGTCTGGTCCAAGCCAACCATTGGGATCGCCATACCGCCGAGGTGCTGCTGGCGGTCAGCGAATTGGACAACGACGTCCTCGAGACCCGTGCCAAGCTACGCAACTACTGGCTATTCAATACCGCAGAAAACGCCGAGGCGGTCCGGCAGGCGTGGCCGGATCTGGAAGCGACGCTCAAGATTCCTCAGCAACTCACCGCTGACAATGCGAGCCAGCAGCAGCGCTTCACCCGTCTCGAAGCGAGCCTGGCGGAGTGGTACAAGACTACCTTCCAGCCCCTGCTCAAGCTGCGCGAGACGACGGCGCTGACCCCAGAGCAGTTGGCCAATGACCCCTTGATGAACGGCATGTCCAGTCAGGTCGAGGGGCTGCGTCAGCAGATCCGCGCGATTGGCGACGAAGAGCGGCAGTTGGCCGCGCAGCGGGCCGGGCATACCGACATCGTCCACCAGCAGCTGACCTGGACCCTGATCGCCGGCGGCACCCTGTGCGTGCTGCTCGCCGCCCTCATCGCCTGGCTGCTCTCCCATAACCTGCTGCGCTCGATTCGTGGCCTCACCGATACCGTTGCCCGCATTGCGGCGGGCGAGAGCGGCGCCCGTGTCCAGGTCCGGGGGCGTGACGAACTGGGCCAGGTCGGCGTGGCCTTCAATGAGATGGCCCAACAGATCCAGGACGACCATGCCCGCGAGCAGGCGCTGATGCAACGCCTGCGCGACGATGTCGACGATCTGCTCGGGGTGGTCAACAAGGCCGCGGCCGGCGATCTCACCGGGCGCACGGCGGTCAGTGGCGATGACGCCATCGGCCAGTTGGCGCGAGGCCTCGGCAAGATGATCGATGACCTGCGCGGCATGCTCACCAAGGTCCAGCGCGCCGGTATCCAGGTGACCTCCTCCACCACCGAGATCGCCGCCTCCTCCCGTCAGCAGGAAGCCACCAGCATCGAACAGGCGCAGACCAGCGTGGAAGTGCTGAGCACCACGCGGGAAATCGCCGCCAATGCCAACGCCCTGCTCAAGACCATGGAAGAAGCCGTACAGGTGGCCGACGAGACCACCAACGGTGCGGTGCAGGCGCGCAGCAACCTGGCGAGCATGGACGCCACCATGCAGCGCATGGTGGCGGCGACCGACTCCATCAATGCCAAGCTCGCCGCCCTGTCGGAGAAGTCCAGCCACATCAACAAGGTGTTGACCACCATCACCAAGGTGGCCGACCAGACCAACCTGCTGTCGCTCAACGCGGCCATCGAGGCGGAAAAGGCCGGCGAAGCGGGTCGCGGCTTCTCGGTGGTAGCCACCGAGATTCGCCGCCTGTCGGACCAGACCACCGCCGCCACCGACGACATCGAACAGATGCTCAAGGACATGAATTCCGCGGTCTCCGCCAGCGTGATGGGCATGGACAAGTTTTCCGAAGAGATCCGCCGCAGCGTGCAGGAGGTGGCGAGCGTCAGCGACCAGTTGGCCGGGGTCATCGAAGACGTGCAGAAACTGCCGGCGCGCTTCGACATCGTGCTGGAGGGCATGCAGTCCCAGGCGGTGGGCGCCGGCCAGATCGCCGAGACCATCACCCAGCTCAACGACAGCACCCAGCAGACCACCGAGGCACTCAAGGCCATCAGCGAGGCGGTCCAGTATCTGCAACAGGCGGCCCAGGACCTGCAGAGCAGCGTCGCCACCTTCTCGGTCACCCGCTGA
- a CDS encoding diguanylate cyclase domain-containing protein yields the protein MEGRRIELPLVLIVDDQKSNLRVLADLLRDEARIMLARSGVQALTKAAREHPDLILLDVVMPGIDGLQLIQLFKRRAETSAIPVIFITAANDLNREVECFELGASDFIQKPFNPLAVLARVRLHLQLARQRRLLEELAHLDPLTAVGNRRRFDEQLAAEWQLAVSRHRPMAIAMLDIDYFKQYNDTYGHAAGDQALSRVAQVLEQRIRERDCLARYGGEEFVLLLPGAPREAAEAVLERCRQGIAELRIAHPLADDRLWLTMSMGLACCHPTHEQTPDWLLRAADTLLYQAKAEGRNRLVSRGF from the coding sequence ATGGAAGGCCGCCGTATCGAGCTGCCATTGGTACTGATCGTCGACGATCAGAAGAGCAACCTGCGCGTTTTGGCCGATCTGCTGCGCGATGAGGCGCGGATCATGCTGGCCAGGAGCGGGGTCCAGGCGCTGACCAAGGCGGCACGTGAGCATCCGGATCTCATTCTGCTGGACGTGGTGATGCCTGGCATCGATGGCCTGCAGTTGATCCAACTGTTCAAGCGGCGCGCCGAGACCAGCGCCATTCCGGTCATCTTCATCACGGCGGCCAATGACCTCAATCGCGAGGTCGAATGCTTCGAGCTGGGCGCCAGCGACTTCATCCAGAAGCCGTTCAACCCACTGGCCGTGCTGGCGCGCGTGCGGTTGCACCTGCAACTGGCCAGGCAACGGCGCCTGCTTGAGGAGCTGGCCCACCTGGATCCGCTGACCGCGGTGGGCAATCGACGGCGGTTCGACGAGCAATTGGCGGCCGAATGGCAACTGGCGGTCAGCCGGCACCGGCCCATGGCCATCGCCATGCTCGATATCGACTATTTCAAACAGTACAACGATACCTATGGCCATGCCGCCGGTGACCAGGCGCTGTCCCGGGTCGCCCAGGTGCTGGAGCAACGTATCCGCGAGCGTGATTGCCTGGCGCGCTATGGCGGTGAGGAATTCGTGCTGCTGCTGCCGGGGGCACCCCGGGAGGCTGCCGAAGCGGTCCTGGAGCGTTGCCGCCAGGGCATCGCCGAATTGCGCATCGCCCATCCCCTGGCCGACGACCGCCTGTGGCTGACGATGAGCATGGGCCTGGCGTGCTGTCATCCGACCCATGAACAGACGCCGGATTGGCTGCTCAGGGCCGCCGATACCTTGCTCTACCAGGCCAAGGCGGAAGGGCGGAATCGTCTGGTCAGCCGCGGCTTCTAA